One Magnolia sinica isolate HGM2019 chromosome 2, MsV1, whole genome shotgun sequence genomic window, ttctctctctctctctctctccccttcccaAGGGATGGGATGAAGAAAAACCACAGCCGCTGATTTCTTCATTTATTAGCCTTGTGGATAAATagccttttgtttttttgtttttaaatttacTGAACTTCTTTGTTTTTATTTGATCTTTTCATTACTGATCTGTCCTTGATACGCTGCCCCTGccctgggaaacggattggctactctccctgccacttgtccggtggctagtggtcggtgatctgtgggccccactatgaagtatttattttatccatgccgttcatctatttttacggatcattttaggcttgatcccaaaaatgagagggagataattctgagatggaccacaccacaggaaaacaatagtgattggatatccaccgttaaaatcctcctaaggtccgctgtactgtttatttgacatccaatctgttgattagtcatacagacctagatgaaggaaaaaaacaaagatcagctcgatccaaaactttttatggacccccaaaaaagtttttaatggttgacgttcaataaacactgtttcctgtaatgtggtccacttgagattaggatatacctcattttttgggttcataccataaaatgatctaggaaaatagattgacggcatggatgaaacacatacaccgtggttgggcccacagagcactaaacattagccattggctagtggcagggggagtagccaatccgtttccctgccCCTGGCACTCTGATCAATGGGTGACACACGCCAACACAGTTATTTTAAGACCTGAAATATTACCTCCAAGTGTGTGTTTGGCTTCTACAAATTTCACGAAACAATTGCGAAATTCTTCCAAATTATACTCACAATCATGAAATATGTATATAATTTTATGGCAGGTGTTACTTGGGTAACAGCTTACTGGATGTTACCGCAGGGTCCACCCTGAAGATATGTTGTATATTCGTTCCCTCAattcgtttttccagcccattttagtacGTTTTCCAAtaaattaagcatattcaaatcttaggtggagcacaTCACGATAAgcaatgatgattgaacactcaccgttcaaaacttcctaaggcccactgtaaattgatttggaatatttattttccctttaaCTCATTTATGAGGTCAACCAAAACTGGACgaaggggaaatacaaagattagcttgataaaaacttttgtggcctacataaAGCTTTCAATGGTCATTTAcaactttttccagtggtgtggtccactagagatttggatttgcttaagttTTAGGATAACATCCTtagatgagctgaaaaaacggatggacagcatggatatgaaacacattcataaaggtgggccccacacggtaagggtaacacccactaagctgttacctcGGTAATTGTGAATCCGCTGCGGTTAGTGGACAGTGAACTAAACACCCAACAAAATTGAAATGAGGGAAAAAGAaggaatttttcaatataaatgtcttttaggaatttctaaAATCCCCTAATTTAAAAGTTATTGTAAATAAACATCTAACCTTTAGGTCATAAGTCAAGAACCCAGCTACCTAACTCATTAACCATCTATCCAACCCACCCATTTGCTTCATCACACCTAGATAGGTGAAGGGAGgaaacaaagatcatcttattTCAAATCTTATTTggcctaagaatttttcaatggtgcaAGTCCAATCCCCACTACATCTtcttgtgtgttccacttgagttttgaacttgcaactttttattttttaatctcatgtcctaaaatgcgCATCCAAAGTGATTGGACATTGTGGATACTGTagaaacaccatggtgggtccacaccatCAACTTAGAAATGGTTTATGAGGTGAAAATGTCCTATTATATGGAAAAGGATAGTAAGTCCGTCTTTTCAACTACTAACCTCACTTTTAATTAATACACTCTCAATCATAGTAAGTGGTTTTTTTACCATATACTTAAAACATTAAACGCTTATTTTCAATAACTTTCAAAGTAGGCagtttttagaaaataaactaagaatagccatttatatgaaaaatagagagagagagagagagagagagagagagagagattcaacgCTAGCTGTCCCACAATGCAGAAACAGATGGTCCACTGATCTCCTGGTCCCATGCACTGACTGTTCCACAATGCCGAAACAGAAGCCTATAGATTCATTTTCCTAGTATCATGCAGCACTAGTTGTCCCACAATGCAAAAATAGATGGTCCACCGGTTCTCTCCTTTCTAGTTCACTAACAAATAACAAGAGAGACCTGTAGCGTTAGGGTGTCATAATATTGAAAAAGGCTATTATTGGCTCTGGGTTTTGGAAGAAATGTTATAAATTGTATTGAAGTTTATGTTGAGTGGTGGGATGTCTGGATGATTTAAATTTCAAGACTTTTCAAAACCGAAAATGAAAAACGCTACATAATACTTCATATCataggagggttttttttttaatggtaaaaatttcCCTTCCAGCTCTAGATGCACGTATTTTACCTTCAAACATGTGCACAAGTAATGCTATTTCATCACATGAGCCATGTGTTTGATTAATGTGGACACTTGGAAATTACCATTCATTGTTGTCTTACAGGGTTTGCCCCGTGATGAGTGAGCCTGCCTAATTTTTGCACCGGACCTCTGCACAATGGAGACCGTCAGTCCTACATATCCAGGTGGGCACATGGGCCGCATGTTGGGGTGAATGCTCCGTCAATAGATTCAATAGGTGAATTGTGGCACAGGTGTCAGCATGGCAAGTGTATAAAATCTACTGCCTATCtccaatcatttggtggggctgTCCATTCTGTCCTTGAACATGCCTGGCCCAAAGTCAGGCCAGTCTATTTCATCAGGTATAAGGTAGACAGATTGTCGGGAAGAAAACACTCGTGGGCTTTCACGAAACATACATTGCTCAAAAAATCTTCCAAtttagaaggtttttttttttttaatggtctgaCACATCCACATTCCACAATGGGCCATCAGATGAGTGGTCTAGATTGCTGGATAATGGTGCCACGTGTAAACAACTCCTTATGCAATCTATGTGAACTGTCCATCCAATCTAGCCCGTTCTACGTGGAGACTGAAAAAATCTCAGTGATCGGCTTGTCCTATACATCTAATCAGTTGCATTATTGTTATTACTGGCTTGTAAGGGTTGTAAACAGGATTTGCCATAGATGCCCTAAACTGGGAATCAGCCTATTGTATTCTTATTTTCATGAGCactagttttcttatttttatttttattttttctttctttcttttttgggtgTGTAAATTATCCATGACTCCCAAGTATTGCATATATTTCCAACGAAGAAACAAAATTTGTTACCCTCATCCATGCACCACTTTAAAATCCATCAGCTGTGGCTTGAAATTCGTTTCTTCGTAGACCAGAGTCCAATCATGTCTGACAAATAAGAGTACATCAAGATGATCCAAAGTGTTCATCCTATGGGCCATGCTATGGATGGGCTGTAGCTCTCAAATCAATCTGATTAGATTCATCAGACAACCCTGTTTGATCTTAGTACTtgtgtttttctaattttttgcaGTGTGACATTTCCTCTACTTATAATCATCCATTTTCACGTCAGCAATTTGATGGTCATGGTTGTTTGGCCAGATGGAACCAAGCCAGGTCCGCTGGATGAACAACCTGAATTGTGATGATTTCATTTCTGTGTTCTCTGATCTGGGGTGTCATTGCTTGTGATAGTACCATCCCCATGAAATCTGCTATTTAAAGCGGTAAagaaatgttgtaatctttttaattTATCAATGAAACTTATATAATCTCTCATCAGAAGAAAAAGGAAGTATttcacaagaaagaaaaaaaagatcaccTAAAATTGAGAACAGTAAACCGAAAATTTATAATGATTTCCACTCATGAAGTGAGCCACCGTAGTTTAAACCAAAAACCATAACGTCCTCGTCAAATCCAAAGGTTTCCTTGGACTTTTCCTTCTCAAGAAAGCAGACATGAAATAACACGATAATGTGATCCCAAACATGTGCGCCATGTATAGAAAGGAAGAATCTGTGGACCAACTATTtctgcaatgtggcccacctagtgccCCATGGGATGAAGCATGCACCCATTCAGAACACAGCTGCACGCATGCGTGTGCACAGTGTGATGGAGATTTagcttatgattagttataagtaacttttttacttaaaattacttaatcagTTCAGttcatttttttagcttttctacttttcatcagttgctgaagagaggcatcagGAGAGACAAGAGGGGAGAAGCTGATAAAtttgttgtttaccaaacatacttatctgctAAATAAGTAGAAAGTAAGATACGCTACTTGATGAATAAGTAGCTTACCTTAAGTAACTTgagatccaaatgggccctaaaggaCATTAAATAGAGGctttgaagaaggagaattgctTTGAAATTTGAAAAGAAATTAATAATACATCAAATGTGTTTTTATTGATAACCCTTAGGATTAAATCCAAGGGCCATCCTTCTATGTGCATTGTAGTACTGCAATGCAGTTTATCCCGTATTATTTTCCTGACAAAAATCATGATGAGAGCTCCTTTCCATTTGTGTTACATTTTCAGTCTCAGATTTAGTATTAGACAGTGTTTCCCAGAGGCAGTGCTTTTGAGCAGTGTTGAATGCCTCAGAAATGCAAATGAAGGGAATTTACATTTTCCACATTTTACTCTTCCAAAAGttaaaaaggggggaaaaaacatAAATCAATTAGACGACTGGTGTAATGGTATTATTATTGGCAAGTGTACTGGGCAGTATGTAATGGTATTATTATTGGCAAGTTGAACTACATAATGTGGAAGGAAAGGAACAGACTGGTACGGATTACGTACGTGTGGAGCCCATTGTTAGGATCTTAACCTTCAATTAACCTTAAAAGAAGACAGTAAAGAGACAAAATAGCTCCACATTTGAAGCAAAATAGGCCAAGGTTTGTGCCCGACATGAATTTTTGCgatcatttcattttctacatttCGAACATACAAGAAATCGAATGATACAAGTTTTCGTATGAAATGGCACCAATACATCACCTGTGCATATGATGTGCAGTACACAAACAAAAGGAAGCAAAGGGATACACACATCAAGTTTCAATGAACGCTATTCTCATTGATTACCGCGCATGCATGCGTACATGTGAAGGCTAAAGAGACTAATGAATCTATGGATCTATCTTAACCTGTCAATTTATGCAACTGATGGATACCTCAATCAGTGTCGATGAGTTTAAAAGCTGATGATGGTCAAGTCAGATTCCCAAAAAGCAGCAACTCATGTCACAgcaaactaaaaaaagaaaagccaAACATCACCATCATTGTAACCTAAAGCGCAGAAGCAGttcagtttagatctcttcaacCATAAAACATACCACAAATCAAGAGCAGCTAAGATGGCAATTTGGTCTACTACCACTACAAGAAGAAATACAAACCACTCATGCCATTATCCGAGCCGACCTCATGTAAAGGCTGTCCACAACTTTCCCGATGTTGGAAATTGTGTCCAGAGTTGCGGGGAATATTGCGTCTGTCTTGGGATCGTCGAAGATGATGAGGCACCCAGCGCCCTGATCTAAGGTGCCAGCGAACTTCTTGTCTAGAATCATCTGTGACAACTTCTTCTCCACATGATCAGCAGGCAGCTCAATCAGCTCGGCGACATGGACGATCTCAACCCTAGAGAAAGGCTCAATCAACCTGCAGAGGTTCTGCTCCAAGAGGGTATCGTATAAGGATGAGAGGTGCCTGTGAACGATTGGGTCTTCTTCCAACTGAGCCCTGAAATCCCGCAGCGCTATCTCAAAGAACTTTAGAGATCGTTTCGAGTAAGCATCTGCGATAGCTTTCATTGCATCCAGTTCAGGTCCCACATAGAGCAAACCTGCTTTGGAAGAGATTATCCCAGCAACGTCATCAGCTTGATTCACCATTATCTTGCACAGGAGCATGTACTTGAGACTGAATACTGCACGTGGATCCTCAAGCGCATTGAATGCTTCGAACGCTTCGAAGAAGTAGCTGTAAGCTGTCTTATAGTCTTTCTCTTCTGCATGAAGAATCCCACTCTGCAAATCAATGGTGCCCTGCTGAGCCGGAGGCACGTAAATTGCATTCGCAGCAGTTCTTGCAGCTGTCAGTGCAGCTTTGGCCTTTGGTAGATTCCTCAAAGAGAAGTGAAGCTTACTCTCTAACAAGTCGATGTCCACCAGAAGAAGCTTGTCATCTAATCTTCTGACCTCCTTGATTAGGCTTGACAGAAGGGTTAGAGCTTCAGAGTATTCTTTGTTCTCCATCAGAAGAGCAGCAAGTCTTGCCTCCACTCGTTGTCTGAGAAAGGTACGCTTCTCTGCACGGGTCCACTCCACCATTTCCTTGCAGAGGGAGATCTGCAGATCAGATGTCCCGGGTATCTTTGCAACTGCATCGATTATTCCCCTCACAATTTTTGCGGTTTTTGCCTTGGGGATCAAGGAGAAAAAGGGTCTCAATCGGGTCAGAAGGCTTCTCAGTTCCTCTGCCTTCTTTTCTTGTCTAAGAAGGTCCGAAAGATTTGTGATGGCTTGTTCTTTTATGCGTAAGGCTTCTGATGAAGATGAAGGGTTTTCAAGTATGCAATAAAGGATGGAAATTGACTCCGAAGGGTCTTTAGCTTCTAAAGCCTGTGCTATCGAGTCAGTAGTAGCTGGGAGAAATGACGACGACATATTGATAATACAGGCCCTGCGAGAATGATAGTAATAGAATAGATGTAAAAGAGATAAAGACCAGTTTCattttgaagaaaaggaaacagaaaaagaaaataagccaGCCCACTTCCATCCAGGGTCAAATGACCATAGATATTCAAACTTCATACTATGTCATACTTCATTCATACAAAAGCTACAATGGCAAAGAAACAAAACAGCTTCCATCAAGGCAACAAAGcatcaataaattgataaagcaAATCAAGAAAAAGAAATCCTGCCTTTCTTGCCTTTTAGGAACCATCGCAGCAATAACACACATAGCTCCATTTTCAACAGAGCTGCTCAATACATGTGTGGATCCCAGAGATCATAAGGGTGCATTCATACTGCATATGGATATTATTCGAGGGTCCACACTTGTGTATTTGTAAAGGATCGTTGCAGAAGATCTTATCCAGGTTACATGGCGGATTGAGTGGAAACTTTAGAAGAAATAAAGCATTGACATGCACTGTGATTTTAAAAGGTTCACTGAACGAAGTCAACAATGCTTGGTTTCCCAAGGACATGTACAGAAGTAACCTTTATATGCCTCCtcctatccttcttcttcttcttttttgttagcttgttactacaccccactgtcagttcacacttcactgttagccacccccactagggaatcgataccaagacctcagtgttgaaacgaggtatctttcactcagtctaccacttgagctatggatcagggtgtgagtGGATATTTTCACGGAATTCAATTTGGGTCTTCCTAGGACTCAAAAGGGAGCATATTTGATCATTGTTGTAGTTGATCATTTCTCAAAAATGGCCCACATTTGATGATCCACGCCACACACATTGCTGACATCTTCAAGGAAATTGGAGATTTCACAGGGTACCAAGACTAGAAATTTGGACCTTGTTTGAAGTTTGTGCGCTTCTAGTGCACTTTATGGAAGCATTTTGGAAACTAAGCTTTACTTCTTTCATGCATATCAACCTTAAATAGGGGCGGCAAACTGAGGTAGTCAATAAGTTTCTTAGTAACCttttgggcatgtttggatagGTGGAATccaaggaaaaaataataattatctaATGATGATTTCCATTAACATTATTCAAACattttttttgagaggtaacattATTCAAACATAGATTCCAATTTTAGAATTCTTATTCAGATGGCAAGTGGAAAATGGAAATACAATATTCTTCTCACAACAGTCATCTAGTTTCTTTGTGCCAAGAATTCAAATTATAAAAAAAGCATAATAACTGTCTAGCGGAATCCATCATTTTCATTGCTATCCAAACAATAAAAattgtcacatcaaaggaaaacccttttACTTTTCCATTATTTGGCATGGAATCCCTAGTATCCAAACGTGGGCATTGAGGAATATTAGAGGTGACAATATATCCGACTTCGCCTACAATGGCTTAGTAAATCGTACCAAAAGAAaagatatttatttgagattgcAGGGATAAGAAATTCACATCATGTACTTGAATTAGTACTACGACTAGTATAACATTGAGCAAGCAATGCTGCTAATGCAATCACTGTACATATCTGAAGCTTAAAAAGCAATAACAAAGAAAGATTGAAGAGAGCAATACCAAGTACCAAGAAGCCACAAATGAACATTTTCAAGAGAATATACAAGGAGATTTCATTATAGTTTATCTACGTAAAGAGAAGTTTCCAAGGGGAACTCATAACAACTTTGTGTAAGAAGATCAGGCTATGCATAGATAAGAGGAAGTCAAACAACTATGCCCacgagcaatgttgtcaaaatcctacaatttacaatttgagtcaaatcttaagcaaaatgatttgaatcccttTTCATATAAATCCTACGATTTACTATTCAAATTATActtattttcttctattttaagcttcacttggctttcattttatgtttttaaattggtgggggcttttagaatcatttagaaaa contains:
- the LOC131230959 gene encoding 26S proteasome non-ATPase regulatory subunit 11 homolog; the protein is MSSSFLPATTDSIAQALEAKDPSESISILYCILENPSSSSEALRIKEQAITNLSDLLRQEKKAEELRSLLTRLRPFFSLIPKAKTAKIVRGIIDAVAKIPGTSDLQISLCKEMVEWTRAEKRTFLRQRVEARLAALLMENKEYSEALTLLSSLIKEVRRLDDKLLLVDIDLLESKLHFSLRNLPKAKAALTAARTAANAIYVPPAQQGTIDLQSGILHAEEKDYKTAYSYFFEAFEAFNALEDPRAVFSLKYMLLCKIMVNQADDVAGIISSKAGLLYVGPELDAMKAIADAYSKRSLKFFEIALRDFRAQLEEDPIVHRHLSSLYDTLLEQNLCRLIEPFSRVEIVHVAELIELPADHVEKKLSQMILDKKFAGTLDQGAGCLIIFDDPKTDAIFPATLDTISNIGKVVDSLYMRSARIMA